From a single Pempheris klunzingeri isolate RE-2024b chromosome 2, fPemKlu1.hap1, whole genome shotgun sequence genomic region:
- the pacsin1b gene encoding protein kinase C and casein kinase substrate in neurons protein 1 encodes MSGAYDESASQEETTDSFWEVGNYKRTVKRIDDGHRLCNDLMNCIQERAKIEKAYAQQLTEWSKRWRQLVDKGPQYGTVERAWMAVMTEAEKVSELHQEVKNNLINEDFEKVKNWQKDSYHKQMMGGFKETKETDEGFKKAQKPWAKKLKELEAAKKSFHMACKEEKLASTREANSKGEASVTADQQKKLHEKVDKCKQDSQKAKEKYEKALEELNKCTPQYMENMEQVFDQCQQFEEKRLSFLREVLLDVKRHLNLTEDQSYAMVYRELEHTITSASAQEDLKWFSNTHGPGMHMNWPQFEEYNPELTHSISKKEKSKKSSEGVTLTNVTTAVEHAQAGDRGSVSSYEKNQAYTASTEWSDEDQTAPNSGNDTNGGTNPFDEDVGKGVRVRALYDYEGQEQDELSFRAGDELTKLEEEDEQGWCKGRLDNGQLGLYPANYVEPI; translated from the exons ATGTCTGGAGCCTACGACGAGTCGGCCAGCCAGGAGGAGACCACAGACAGTTTCTGGGAG gTTGGGAACTACAAGCGTACGGTGAAGCGGATCGACGACGGTCACCGGCTCTGCAATGACCTGATGAACTGCATCCAGGAGCGTGCCAAAATCGAGAAAGCCTACGCACAGCAGCTGACTGAGTGGTCCAAGAGATGGAGGCAGCTAGTGGACAAAG GGCCTCAGTACGGCACAGTAGAGAGAGCTTGGATGGCAGTGATGACGGAGGCGGAGAAGGTGAGCGAGCTTCACCAGGAAGTGAAAAACAACCTGATCAACGAGGACTTTGAGAAGGTGAAGAACTGGCAGAAGGACTCGTACCACAAACAGATGATGGGAGGATTCAAGGAAACCAAAGAGACAGACGAGGGCTTCAAGAAGGCCCAGAAACCCTGGGCCAAAAAACTAAAGGAG CTCGAGGCAGCCAAGAAGTCCTTCCACATGGCCTGCAAAGAGGAGAAGCTGGCGTCCACCAGGGAGGCCAACAGTAAGGGCGAGGCCTCTGTGACAGCTGACCAGCAGAAGAAACTCCACGAGAAAGTGGACAAGTGCAAGCAGGACTCACAGAAG GCCAAGGAGAAGTATGAGAAGGCCCTAGAGGAGCTGAATAAGTGCACTCCTCAGTAcatggaaaacatggagcaggTGTTCGATCAGTGCCAGCAGTTTGAAGAGAAGAGGCTCAGCTTCCTCAGGGAGGTGCTGTTGGACGTCAAACGCCACCTCAACCTCACAGAAGACCAAAG TTACGCTATGGTGTACAGAGAACTTGAACACACCATCACATCAGCCAGCGCGCAGGAAGATCTGAAGTGGTTCAGCAACACCCACGGCCCCGGCATGCATATGAACTGGCCACAGTTTGAG GAATACAACCCAGAACTTACTCATAGCATCTCcaagaaagaaaagtcaaagaAGAGCAGTGAAGGAGTCACGCTGACCAACGTCACAACAGCAGTCGAACACGCTCAAGCTGGAGACCGAGGAAG TGTCAGCAGCTACGAGAAGAACCAGGCGTACACGGCCTCCACGGAGTGGTCGGACGAGGACCAGACGGCCCCGAACTCAGGCAACGACACCAACGGAGGGACGAACCCCTTCGACGAAGACGTGGGCAAAGGTGTGAGGGTGAGAGCGCTGTACGACTATGAGGGCCAAGAGCAGGACGAGCTCAGCTTCAGAGCAG GGGATGAGCTGACgaaactggaggaggaggacgagcagGGCTGGTGTAAAGGTCGTCTAGACAACGGCCAGCTGGGTCTTTACCCGGCCAATTACGTGGAGCCCATCTAA
- the LOC139216784 gene encoding SAM pointed domain-containing Ets transcription factor translates to MSNPGGSLTEGTVYGSRIGMTEDSLAILERNRDSGEPWELGETKPSMEALERSMPGLYLSCFDMLLTEDATWLVKVSEASPTLAVPMTRTEPREEPEQCPVIDSQEQGLSPGLEGQEEERSLEQMQSMVVGEVLKDIETACKLLNITPDPIEWNTGNVQKWLLWTEHLYRLPHAGKAFQDLTGKDLCAMSEEEFRQRSPQCGDTLHAHLDIWKSAAWMKERCSTGDTKTSGGEELWSEADSSCSGQPIHLWQFLRELLLKPHSYGRCIRWLNKEKGIFKIEDSAHVARLWGLRKNRPAMNYDKLSRSIRQYYKKGIIRKPDVSQRLVYQFVHPV, encoded by the exons ATGTCAAATCCAGGGGGCAGTTTGACCGAAGGCACAGTGTACGGATCTCGGATCGGGATGACAGAGGACTCCCTTGCCATCCTGGAGCGAAACAGGGACTCTGGAGAACCCTGGGAACTGGGGGAGACCAAACCGAGCATGGAGGCCCTGGAGCGCAGTATGCCGGGCCTCTACCTCTCCTGCTTCGACATGCTCCTCACTGAAGACGCCACCTGGCTGGTGAAGGTTTCAGAGGCCTCCCCAACGCTGGCTGTGCCCATGACTCGCACGGAGCCCCGGGAGGAACCAGAGCAGTGCCCCGTCATCGATAGCCAGGAACAGGGACTCTCTCCTGGGCtggaggggcaggaggaggagcggtCTCTGGAGCAGATGCAGAGCATGGTGGTGGGAGAAGTGCTGAAGGACATTGAAACAGCCTGCAAACTGCTCAACATCACCCCAG ACCCCATAGAGTGGAACACAGGGAATGTCCAGAAGTGGCTGCTATGGACTGAACATCTGTACAGGTTGCCCCATGCAGGAAAGGCCTTCCAGGACTTGACAGGAAAGGACCTGTGTGCCATGAGCGAGGAGGAGTTTCGCCAGCGCTCGCCGCAGTGTGGAGACACGCTGCATGCACACCTGGACATATGGaagtcag ctgcctGGATGAAGGAGAGATGTTCAACTGGAGACACAAAAACTAGCG GCGGCGAGGAGCTTTGGTCCGAGGCAGATTCTTCTTGTTCAGGTCAGCCCATTCATCTGTGGCAGTTCCTCAGAGAGCTTCTGCTTAAACCTCACAGCTATGGACGCTGCATCCGCTGGCTCAATAAAGAAAAAG GTATTTTTAAAATCGAAGACTCAGCTCACGTTGCGAGACTGTGGGGACTCAGAAAAAATCGCCCTGCTATGAACTATGACAAGCTGAGCCGCTCCATACGTCAGTACTACAAGAAGGGCATCATCCGCAAGCCTGACGTGTCTCAGAGACTCGTGTACCAGTTTGTTCACCCAGtatga